One stretch of Arachis hypogaea cultivar Tifrunner chromosome 20, arahy.Tifrunner.gnm2.J5K5, whole genome shotgun sequence DNA includes these proteins:
- the LOC112784122 gene encoding alcohol dehydrogenase has translation MVSNTAGKIIRCKAAVAWEAGKPLVIEEVEVAPPQADEVRIKILFTSLCHTDVYFWEAKGQTPVFPRILGHEAGGIVESVGEGVTDLKPGDHVLPVFTGECKECQHCKSEESNMCDLLRINTDRGVMISDGKSRFSINGKPIYHFVGTSTFSEYTVVHVGCVAKINPAAPLDKVCVLSCGISTGLGATLNVAKPTKGSSVAIFGLGAVGLAAAEGARLAGASRIIGVDLNSKRFTEAKKFGVTEFVNPKDYDKPVQEVIAEMTNGGVDRSVECTGSLSAMISAFECVHDGWGVAVLVGVPNKDDAFKTHPINLLNERTLKGTFFGNYKPRSDLPSVVEMYMNKELELEKFITHEVPFSEINKAFEYMLKGESLRCIIRMPA, from the exons ATGGTGTCGAACACTGCTGGAAAGATCATACGCTGCAAAG CTGCGGTGGCTTGGGAAGCTGGAAAGCCACTGGTGATAGAGGAAGTGGAGGTAGCCCCGCCACAGGCAGATGAGGTCCGTATCAAGATATTGTTCACCTCACTCTGCCACACTGATGTCTACTTCTGGGAAGCTAAG GGACAGACACCGGTGTTTCCTCGTATTCTTGGTCATGAAGCCGGCGG CATTGTTGAGAGTGTTGGTGAGGGTGTGACCGATCTCAAGCCCGGAGATCATGTTCTTCCGGTGTTCACAGGGGAGTGCAAGGAGTGTCAACATTGCAAATCAGAGGAAAGTAACATGTGTGATCTCTTAAGGATCAACACGGACCGTGGAGTGATGATCAGTGATGGCAAGTCAAGATTCTCAATCAACGGAAAGCCAATTTACCATTTTGTTGGAACCTCCACATTCAGTGAATACACTGTTGTTCATGTTGGCTGTGTTGCCAAGATTAATCCTGCTGCACCACTTGACAAAGTTTGTGTCCTCAGTTGTGGAATCTCAACAG GTCTTGGTGCTACTTTGAATGTTGCAAAACCAACCAAAGGTTCATCAGTGGCTATATTCGGATTGGGAGCTGTGGGGCTAGCT GCGGCCGAGGGTGCAAGACTAGCCGGTGCATCCAGGATCATTGGGGTTGACTTGAATTCTAAGAGATTTACTGAAG CTAAGAAGTTCGGAGTTACTGAGTTTGTGAATCCAAAAGATTATGACAAGCCTGTTCAAGAG GTGATTGCTGAAATGACTAATGGTGGTGTCGATCGGAGTGTTGAGTGTACCGGAAGTCTCAGTGCTATGATCTCTGCATTCGAATGCGTCCATGAT GGATGGGGTGTTGCTGTGCTTGTTGGTGTGCCGAACAAAGATGATGCTTTCAAAACACATCCAATCAATCTTTTGAATGAGAGGACTCTAAAGGGTACATTCTTTGGTAACTATAAGCCACGTTCTGATCTCCCATCAGTGGTGGAAATGTACATGAACAAG GAACTTGAACTGGAGAAGTTTATCACACATGAAGTGCCATTCTCAGAAATCAACAAGGCCTTTGAATACATGCTTAAGGGAGAGAGCCTCCGTTGTATTATCCGCATGCCTGCATAA
- the LOC112783256 gene encoding probable inactive ATP-dependent zinc metalloprotease FTSHI 4, chloroplastic, which yields MNLRIENTNTIDLLQLSKPFFPPKTLFSHSLPQRLLLRTRLRRKHSSITLRNLTVTASNAPNPLSNSATLTQQEQQEEEEEEDAESAQLFERLKEAERKRVNEMEEFEKKANMQLERQLVMASSWSRALLTLRGKLKGTEWDPENSHRIDFSEFMRLLDSNNVQFMEYSNYGQTISVILPYYKNGKTPGTEGNPKDIVFRRHVVDRMPIDCWNDVWRKLHQQIVNVDVINVDTVPFEVYTTVATAVIWSMRLAVAVGFYVWIDNLMRPIYSKLIPCDLGSPTQQTKQPLKRQALGSLGKSRAKFISAEERTGVTFDDFAGQEYIKRELQEIVRILKNDEEFQDKGIYCPKGVLLHGPPGTGKTLLAKAIAGEAGLPFFAANGTDFVEMFVGVAASRVKDLFASARSFSPSIIFIDEIDAIGSKRGGPDIGGGGAEREQGLLQILTELDGFKVSTAQVLVIGATNRLDILDPALLRKGRFDKIIRVGLPSKDGRFAILKVHARNKFFRSEEEKEILLREIAELTEDFTGAELQNILNEAGILTARKDLDYIGRDELLEALKRQKGTFETGQEDSAEIPEELKLRLAYREAAVAILACYYPEPHRPFDETNINSIQSRPNMSYSETAGQVFARKSDYVNSIIRACAPRIIEEEMFGIDNLCWISAKSTLEASRRAEFLILQTGMTAFGKAYFKNESDLVPNLAMKLEALRDEYMRYATERCSSVLREYQEAVETITDVLLEKGQIKAEEIWDIYKSAPRRTQPPVSPVDEYGALIYAGRWGIHGISLPGRVTFAPGNAGFATFGAPRPTETQIVSDETWKLVDGIWDKKIQDIRDESTRVIEEEKERPQLLMASHFL from the exons ATGAATCTTCGAATTGAAAACACAAACACCATCGATTTGCTTCAGCTTTCTAAACCTTTCTTCCCTCCTAAAACCCTTTTCTCCCATTCCTTACCTCAACGCCTTCTTCTCAGAACTAGATTACGCCGTAAACACTCTTCCATCACTCTCCGCAACCTCACTGTAACTGCTTCTAATGCTCCCAATCCTCTTTCAAACTCAGCAACTCTCACCCAACAAgagcaacaagaagaagaagaagaagaagatgctgAGTCTGCTCAGCTATTCGAG AGACTGAAAGAGGCCGAAAGGAAACGGGTGAATGAAATGGAAGAGTTTGAGAAGAAGGCAAATATGCAGTTAGAGAGGCAGCTTGTGATGGCTTCTTCATGGAGCCGAGCTTTGCTGACCTTGCGCGGAAAGCTGAAGGGAACTGAGTGGGATCCTGAAAACTCACACAGGATAGACTTCAGCGAGTTTATGAGACTTCTTGACTCTAATAATGTCCAGTTTATGGAGTACTCCAATTATGGCCAAACAATATCAG TGATTCTACCATACTACAAAAATGGGAAAACACCAGGGACTGAAGGTAATCCTAAGGATATTGTTTTCCGCCGGCATGTGGTGGATCGAATGCCAATTGATTGTTGGAATGATGTTTGGAGAAAACTGCATCAGCAAATTGTAAATGTTGATGTCATTAATGTGGATACAGTACCTTTTGAAGTTTACACAACTGTCGCAACTGCAGTCATATGGTCTATGCGTCTTGCTGTGGCTGTTGGGTTTTACGTGTGGATTGATAATTTGATGAGACCAATATATTCAAAGTTGATTCCTTGTGATTTAGGATCTCCTACCCAGCAAACTAAGCAGCCACTCAAACGCCAAGCACTTGGATCGCTGGGCAAAAGTCG GGCTAAATTTATATCTGCAGAAGAAAGAACTGGTGTCACTTTTGATGATTTTGCTGGCCAGGAATATATAAAGAGGGAATTGCAAGAGATTGTACGAATTTTAAAGAATGATGAGGAGTTTCAAGACAAAGGAATTTATTGTCCAAAAGGTGTGCTTCTCCACGGACCTCCAGGAACGGGTAAAACTCTACTGGCTAAAGCCATCGCTGGGGAAGCAGGGTTGCCTTTTTTTGCGGCAAATGGCACAGATTTTGTAGAG ATGTTTGTAGGGGTTGCTGCATCACGTGTTAAGGATCTTTTTGCTAGTGCAAGATCATTTTCACCTTCTATCATATTTATTGATGAGATAGATGCTATTGGTAGCAAGCGTGGAGGACCTGACATTGGTGGA GGAGGTGCTGAACGGGAACAAGGCTTACTTCAGATACTTACTGAGTTGGATGGATTCAAAGTTTCTACAGCACAG GTGCTTGTGATCGGTGCTACAAATAGATTAGACATTCTTGATCCCGCTTTGTTGAGGAAGGGTCGTTTTGACAAGATCATTCGAGTTGGTTTGCCATCAAAGGATGGAAGATTTGCCATTTTGAAG GTGCATGCTAGGAATAAATTCTTTCGCTCAGAGGAGGAAAAGGAGATTCTTCTTAGGGAAATTGCAGAGCTTACAGAAGATTTTACTGGAGCAGAGCTACAAAATATACT GAATGAAGCTGGAATTTTGACAGCCAGGAAGGATTTGGATTACATTGGGCGAGATGAGCTACTTGAGGCATTAAAGAGG CAAAAAGGAACTTTTGAAACAGGGCAAGAGGATAGTGCTGAAATTCCTGAAGAATTGAAGCTTAGACTGGCATACAGAGAAGCGGCAGTTGCTATTCTTGCATGTTATTATCCTGAACCACACCGCCCTTTTGATGAG ACTAATATAAACTCAATCCAGAGCCGGCCAAATATGAGTTATTCTGAGACTGCTGGCCAAGTTTTTGCGAGGAAGTCAGATTATGTAAATTCTATTATCCGTGCATGTGCTC CAAGAATAATTGAGGAGGAGATGTTTGGAATTGACAACTTATGTTGGATCTCTGCAAAGTCAACGTTAGAAGCTTCAAGGCGTGCTGAGTTTTTAATTTTACAGACAGGAATGACAGCATTTGGGAAAGCATACTTCAAAAACGAAAGTGATCTTGTACCTAAT CTTGCAATGAAGCTTGAAGCGCTCCGAGATGAGTATATGCGTTATGCTACAGAAAGGTGTTCATCCGTGCTCAGAGAATACCAGGAAGCAGTTGAGACAATCACAG ATGTTTTGCTTGAAAAGGGGCAAATCAAAGCTGAGGAGATATGGGACATTTATAAGAGTGCTCCTCGTCGAACTCAG CCTCCTGTGAGTCCAGTTGATGAATATGGAGCACTGATTTATGCTGGACGATGGGGAATCCATGGGATCAGCCTTCCGGGAAGAGTTACATTCGCACCTGGCAATGCCGGGTTTGCGACCTTTGGAGCTCCTCGCCCAACCGAG ACACAAATTGTGAGCGACGAAACTTGGAAGCTAGTAGATGGTATATGGGACAAAAAGATTCAAGATATTAGAGATGAATCTACAAGGGTGatcgaagaagagaaagaaaggccACAACTTTTGATGGCAAGCCATTTCCTTTGA
- the LOC112783301 gene encoding O-fucosyltransferase 38 — protein sequence MVNRGLHSHPSHGSSSLLASRFRARKLCGSAITFYTFFIFAFSFFLFLFYLRHFVPDEHQHHLPHPHSQSQSRSRSRSPQLQDSSKYQYQEQLWDSPFSHALHSCLKPTAKYKGSQGFDGYLTVRSNGGLNQMRTGISDMVAVAHIMNATLVIPQLDKRSFWQDSSVFSDVFDEDHFIDSLKRDIRIVKELPKNLEAGPRARKHFTSWSGVGYYEEMKRLWNDYQVIHVAKSDSRLANNDLPLDIQRLRCRAMYQALRFSPPIEDLGKRLVDRLRSRGGRYIALHLRYEKDMLSFTGCTYGLTDAESEELRVLRENTNYWKVKKINSTEQRIGGFCPLTPKEVGVFLQALGFPPSTPIYIAAGEIYGGNTHLAELSSRFPNLVFKESLATPEELKAFTNHASQTAALDYIICVESDVFVPSHAGNMARAVEGHRRFLGHRKTINPDRKGLVEIFDKLETGELKEGAELAHLVQQMHKNRQGAPRRRLGSPAGIKGRARFRTEESFYENPYPECICGSRSKLEIT from the exons ATGGTAAACAGGGGTTTGCACTCGCACCCCTCACACGGCTCCAGCAGCTTGTTGGCGTCAAGATTCCGAGCAAGGAAACTGTGCGGCAGCGCCATCACTTTCTACACTTTCTTCATTTTCgccttctccttcttcctcttcctcttctaccTCAGGCATTTCGTCCCCGACGAACACCAACATCACCTTCCTCACCCTCACTCCCAATCCCAATCGAGATCTAGATCGAGATCTCCCCAG TTGCAGGATTCAAGCAAGTACCAGTACCAGGAGCAACTTTGGGATTCTCCTTTCAGCCATGCCTTGCACAGCTGTCTCAAGCCAACTGCTAAATATAAAG GTTCCCAAGGATTTGATGGCTATCTTACCGTGAGAAGCAATGGTGGACTAAATCAAATGCGAACTGGT ATATCAGACATGGTAGCTGTGGCACATATAATGAATGCAACTTTAGTCATCCCTCAATTGGATAAACGTTCGTTCTGGCAAGACTCAAG TGTATTTTCAGATGTATTTGATGAGGATCATTTCATTGATTCCCTGAAAAGAGATATCAGAATTGTCAAGGAACTTCCCAAGAATCTGGAAGCTGGCCCCCGGGCCAGAAAACACTTCACTTCCTGGTCTGGTGTGGGTTACTATGAAGAGATGAAAAGGTTATGGAATGACTATCAG GTGATACATGTTGCAAAATCTGATTCTCGACTTGCAAACAATGATCTTCCTCTGGATATCCAGAGGTTGAGATGCCGTGCAATGTACCAGGCACTTCGGTTCTCTCCTCCCATTGAAGATTTAGGAAAG AGGTTGGTGGATCGACTAAGATCACGCGGGGGAAGATATATTGCTCTTCATCTGAGATATGAGAAAGACATGCTGTCTTTTACTGGTTGTACGTATGGTCTGACAGATGCAGAGTCTGAAGAGCTGAGAGTTTTGAG GGAGAATACAAATTATTGGAAAGTAAAGAAGATCAATTCAACGGAACAGAGAATTGGAGGATTTTGTCCATTGACACCCAAGGAGGTGGGTGTTTTTCTACAAGCTCTTGGCTTCCCCCCTTCAACACCAATATACATTGCAGCTGGGGAGATCTATGGTGGTAACACTCATCTTGCAGAGCTATCGTCCCGCTTCCCCAATTTAGTCTTTAAG GAATCCCTTGCGACACCTGAAGAGCTGAAAGCTTTCACCAATCATGCATCCCAGACTGCTGCACTGGACTACATAATCTGTGTAGAGAGTGATGTATTTGTTCCATCACATGCAGGAAATATGGCAAGAGCGGTTGAGGGACACCGCAGATTTTTAGGTCATCGAAAGACAATCAATCCAGACAG gAAAGGACTCGTTGAAATTTTCGATAAGCTGGAGACTGGAGAGCTAAAAGAAGGAGCAGAATTAGCACATCTTGTGCAGCAGATGCACAAGAACAG GCAAGGAGCTCCAAGGAGAAGGTTAGGTTCCCCGGCAGGAATTAAAGGACGAGCACGTTTTAGGACTGAAGAGTCCTTTTATGAAAATCCATACCCCGAGTGTATATGTGGTTCTAGAAGCAAACTGGAAATTACATGA